The following coding sequences lie in one Primulina huaijiensis isolate GDHJ02 chromosome 2, ASM1229523v2, whole genome shotgun sequence genomic window:
- the LOC140971675 gene encoding thioredoxin H9-like isoform X1: protein MGHCLAKATNDGDDSDHNVDLAGGNVHLITTKEGWEQKMAEAKTDGKIVIANFSASWCGPCRIIAPFYVELSEKHQSVMFLTVDVDELTEFSTSWDIKATPTFFFLKDGQQLDKLVGANKPELQKKVTAILDSKASCET, encoded by the exons ATGGGGCATTGCTTAGCTAAG GCTACAAATGATGGAGATGATTCTGATCATAATGTTGATCTGGCTGGTGGAAATGTGCACCTTATCACAACAAAGGAAGGTTGGGAACAAAAGATGGCAGAAGCTAAGACAGATGGAAAGATT GTAATTGCCAATTTTAGCGCTTCATGGTGTGGCCCTTGCAGAATTATTGCACCTTTCTATGTTGAGCTGTCTGAGAAACACCAATCTGTAATGTTTTTGACTGTTGATGTGGACGAGCTTACT GAATTTAGCACATCATGGGATATCAAAGCAACTCCAACCTTCTTTTTCCTTAAAGACGGGCAACAACTTGACAAACTTGTAGGAGCCAATAAGCCAGAACTGCAGAAGAAGGTGACTGCCATCCTTGATTCAAAAGCCTCATGTGAGACATAG
- the LOC140971675 gene encoding thioredoxin H9-like isoform X3, whose product MICICYVVQQATGFKFLHVCKSNYMTKRCLIEVIANFSASWCGPCRIIAPFYVELSEKHQSVMFLTVDVDELTEFSTSWDIKATPTFFFLKDGQQLDKLVGANKPELQKKVTAILDSKASCET is encoded by the exons ATGATTTGCATATGCTATGTAGTGCAACAGGCAActggttttaaatttttacatgTGTGCAAGTCCAATTACATGACTAAGAGATGTTTAATTGAG GTAATTGCCAATTTTAGCGCTTCATGGTGTGGCCCTTGCAGAATTATTGCACCTTTCTATGTTGAGCTGTCTGAGAAACACCAATCTGTAATGTTTTTGACTGTTGATGTGGACGAGCTTACT GAATTTAGCACATCATGGGATATCAAAGCAACTCCAACCTTCTTTTTCCTTAAAGACGGGCAACAACTTGACAAACTTGTAGGAGCCAATAAGCCAGAACTGCAGAAGAAGGTGACTGCCATCCTTGATTCAAAAGCCTCATGTGAGACATAG
- the LOC140971675 gene encoding thioredoxin H9-like isoform X2 — translation MVSCIIRLFQECDGIYSTMSIHLFNGKSEMCAGFHIQAPRVIANFSASWCGPCRIIAPFYVELSEKHQSVMFLTVDVDELTEFSTSWDIKATPTFFFLKDGQQLDKLVGANKPELQKKVTAILDSKASCET, via the exons ATGGTAAGTTGCATTATTAGGCTGTTCCAAGAATGTGATGGTATCTACAGCACCATGTCCATTCATTTATTTAACGGTAAATCAGAAATGTGTGCTGGCTTTCATATACAGGCACCTCGG GTAATTGCCAATTTTAGCGCTTCATGGTGTGGCCCTTGCAGAATTATTGCACCTTTCTATGTTGAGCTGTCTGAGAAACACCAATCTGTAATGTTTTTGACTGTTGATGTGGACGAGCTTACT GAATTTAGCACATCATGGGATATCAAAGCAACTCCAACCTTCTTTTTCCTTAAAGACGGGCAACAACTTGACAAACTTGTAGGAGCCAATAAGCCAGAACTGCAGAAGAAGGTGACTGCCATCCTTGATTCAAAAGCCTCATGTGAGACATAG